Genomic DNA from uncultured Acetobacterium sp.:
GCTGCTGAATGCAGGTAAATTGAAGGCATACCCCATTCTTCCATCATTCTCCATGGGCTCATGCCAGTTCCACCGGGAGCGCCGTCAATGGTTAGCAGGTCAATTTTTGCTTTAGAACACCATTTCATCGCCATAGCCAGCTCTCTTAAACCATAAGCACCGGTTTTTAAGGTGATCCGTTTATAACCTAAGGCTCTCAAACGTTCAACTTCGGCCATAAAACCATCTTCACTGATAAAGCCGAGGCGGCTGTGTCGTTCAAATTCTTTAATCGCGCCGTCATTAAAGGCGGCCTGAATAACCGGATCCATGGGATCTGGAGTGACAATATAGCCACGTTTTTGAAGTTCCATAGCCCGCTCAATGGTATTAACCTTGATTTCACCACCGATGCATTTAGCACCCTGGCCCCATTTTAATTCAATGGTTTCGATATTATGTTTGTTAATGATATATTCGGCAACACCTAAGCGGGTATCTTCAACATTCATTTGAATGAGAATTTCACCTTTGCCGGAGTGATATTTTTTATAAGCTTCGATACGGCGATCCATGTCAGGTGCTTCGATAACCATCTTGTTTTTGTCTAAAACCAGACGTGGGTCAATCCCGCAGACGTTTTCACCACAGACAATCGTGACGCCAGAAATAGCAGCACCAACGGCGAAATGATCCCAGTTTTTCCGGGCGATTTCGGTGGAACCCAAAGCTCCGGTAAAAATAGGCACATTCATGGCTACTTTATTATCCCAACCATAGGCACATTCGGTGCTGACATTTGGGAAACGAGCGTTATCTGGAGTTCCTAATTCACCATTTGGTAAACCTTTGGCCCCTAATGCATAACCCTGAATATTAAGATGTGAATAATCGATAGGATAATCCTTGTCACCACCGGCGGTTACATCACCGAAGGGACCTGGATAAATCAGTTCCCGGCCTCGGAAGGTCGCCTTGAAAATTTCACAATTACCCCGACATCCATCCACACAGCGTGA
This window encodes:
- a CDS encoding FMN-binding glutamate synthase family protein, with amino-acid sequence MNLQRPNGNDATETFNRSKSVVPCSGLCSRCVDGCRGNCEIFKATFRGRELIYPGPFGDVTAGGDKDYPIDYSHLNIQGYALGAKGLPNGELGTPDNARFPNVSTECAYGWDNKVAMNVPIFTGALGSTEIARKNWDHFAVGAAISGVTIVCGENVCGIDPRLVLDKNKMVIEAPDMDRRIEAYKKYHSGKGEILIQMNVEDTRLGVAEYIINKHNIETIELKWGQGAKCIGGEIKVNTIERAMELQKRGYIVTPDPMDPVIQAAFNDGAIKEFERHSRLGFISEDGFMAEVERLRALGYKRITLKTGAYGLRELAMAMKWCSKAKIDLLTIDGAPGGTGMSPWRMMEEWGMPSIYLHSAAVEFAQILEANGERVPDLAFAGGFSSEDGVFKALALGAPYVKAVCMGRALMIPGMVGKNIDQWMKANNLPKTVSEFGSTPEEIFVCYEAVKDIVGAKEIKNIPLGAIGIYSYSDKIRVGLQQLMAGARCFNTDSITRNELMSLTEECAKVTRIPYLMDCGREEALSILKG